A region of Sphingobium baderi DNA encodes the following proteins:
- the lspA gene encoding signal peptidase II, giving the protein MTAPAVNHRPLGLTIAIVTLALDQLVKYTVTYPLALKSRGEEGIDILPIFRLRWLENRGVSMGFFHADTDLMRWLLVGMTMVIAIFVGVWMWREKARQDVAALGLVLGGAIGNIVDRIRLGYVVDYADLHFGEWRPFLIFNLADAAITIGVLILLARALLLREKGAKTESLN; this is encoded by the coding sequence ATGACTGCTCCCGCCGTCAATCATCGCCCCCTGGGTCTGACTATCGCAATCGTTACGCTCGCGCTGGATCAGCTTGTCAAATATACCGTTACCTATCCGCTCGCGCTCAAGAGCAGGGGGGAGGAAGGGATCGATATTTTGCCAATCTTCCGCCTGCGCTGGCTGGAAAATCGGGGCGTATCCATGGGTTTCTTCCATGCCGATACGGACCTGATGCGCTGGCTGCTGGTTGGCATGACCATGGTGATCGCGATTTTCGTGGGCGTGTGGATGTGGCGGGAAAAGGCGCGGCAAGATGTGGCGGCGCTTGGCCTGGTGCTGGGCGGGGCGATCGGCAATATCGTCGATCGGATACGGCTCGGCTATGTGGTCGATTATGCCGATCTGCATTTCGGCGAATGGCGGCCCTTCCTGATTTTCAACCTGGCCGACGCCGCGATCACCATCGGCGTGCTGATCCTGCTTGCGCGCGCGCTTTTGCTGCGCGAGAAGGGCGCAAAGACGGAGTCATTGAACTAA
- a CDS encoding dihydrofolate reductase, with amino-acid sequence MEIVLVLARADNGVIGRGGGLPWRLSADLKHFKALTLGHPMVMGRKTFDSLPGLLPGRRHIVLTRDREWAGKGAEIAHDVEGAVRLAAASTVMVIGGADIYRQFLPRAHRIELTEIHMDVVGDTAIPYPDPADWEEIAREDFAMERDAPAYSFVTFRRRIGA; translated from the coding sequence ATGGAAATCGTCCTCGTCCTGGCCCGCGCCGACAATGGCGTCATCGGCCGGGGCGGCGGCCTGCCATGGCGATTGTCCGCCGACCTCAAACATTTCAAGGCGCTCACCCTGGGCCATCCCATGGTCATGGGCCGCAAGACATTCGATAGCCTGCCCGGCCTGCTGCCCGGCCGCCGCCACATCGTCTTGACCCGTGACAGGGAATGGGCGGGCAAGGGTGCCGAAATCGCGCATGACGTCGAAGGCGCAGTCCGTCTCGCGGCCGCGTCCACCGTCATGGTAATCGGCGGCGCGGACATCTATCGGCAATTTCTGCCGCGCGCACATCGTATCGAACTCACCGAAATTCATATGGATGTGGTGGGCGACACCGCTATCCCTTATCCCGATCCCGCCGATTGGGAAGAAATCGCCCGCGAAGACTTTGCGATGGAGAGGGATGCCCCCGCCTATAGCTTCGTTACCTTCCGGCGGCGCATCGGCGCGTGA
- a CDS encoding DUF4403 family protein, translating into MAQFRHKGTDSTASLSSHIPRHAVLVLCLAGLATGCSQPKPVKAPPRAHDPVPVPREASTLSVPVDIDSGAIRHAVEQAIPRQLWTINKHSPRCIPPQRVKILGAKLNVTPPISCTIVGVVTRGPIRLRGEGQDIVADVPIHAQISARDVGGILKGETATGSALAHARIRLDLGKDWRPRGTVRLRYDWTKAPGIDFLGQRITFTDEADQKLRPIIQTLERDLPRELARSNIPAQVEDLWRKSFTSVLLNERNPPVWMRVTPLRILYNGYAMQGSRLRFNLGIEAVTETFVGNRPDPTKPTPLPPPASDKTDGQFHFFIPVTADYSELEPVIMRALAKRSQTPFELPAIGPVVARFENVEAYGTTGGRIAVGLTLAVRPAAGGKADEVHGRIWMTAIPRNAPNSPQVHFDALAVAGSTDALSGDLLLALGKNPAVSTLIAQSLTQNFSEDIAELLIKIRRAISERQTGDFLITTDLGAVEIGQIRAFGQGLHLPVRANGTARIAYKPS; encoded by the coding sequence GTGGCGCAATTCAGACACAAGGGCACGGATAGCACGGCATCCCTATCGTCCCATATTCCGCGCCATGCTGTCCTTGTTCTTTGCCTTGCAGGGCTGGCAACCGGTTGCTCCCAGCCCAAACCGGTGAAAGCGCCGCCCCGCGCCCATGACCCGGTTCCCGTTCCGCGGGAGGCTTCCACCCTCTCTGTCCCGGTCGATATCGATTCAGGCGCCATACGGCATGCCGTGGAGCAGGCCATCCCGCGCCAGCTATGGACGATCAACAAACATTCTCCCCGCTGCATTCCCCCACAACGCGTCAAAATCCTGGGCGCGAAGCTGAACGTCACGCCCCCAATCAGTTGCACGATCGTGGGCGTCGTAACCCGAGGGCCAATCCGACTGCGGGGGGAAGGGCAGGATATCGTGGCCGATGTCCCCATCCATGCCCAGATCAGCGCCCGTGATGTCGGCGGGATATTGAAGGGTGAAACCGCTACCGGCTCCGCCCTGGCGCATGCGCGGATCAGGTTGGATCTTGGCAAGGATTGGCGTCCGCGCGGGACGGTCCGCCTGAGATATGACTGGACCAAAGCGCCGGGAATCGATTTTCTGGGCCAGCGCATCACTTTCACCGATGAGGCGGACCAGAAACTGCGCCCCATCATCCAGACACTTGAACGCGATCTGCCGCGCGAACTGGCCCGCTCCAACATTCCGGCCCAAGTGGAAGATTTATGGCGGAAAAGCTTCACGTCGGTCTTGTTGAATGAAAGAAATCCACCGGTATGGATGCGCGTCACGCCGCTCAGGATTCTCTATAATGGCTATGCGATGCAGGGCAGCCGGCTGCGGTTCAATCTGGGCATCGAAGCCGTTACCGAAACATTTGTCGGCAATCGGCCCGATCCTACGAAACCGACCCCGCTTCCGCCGCCGGCATCAGACAAAACGGACGGGCAATTCCATTTCTTCATCCCCGTGACCGCCGACTATAGTGAACTGGAACCGGTGATTATGCGCGCTTTGGCCAAACGGTCGCAAACGCCGTTCGAATTGCCCGCCATCGGGCCGGTGGTCGCTCGCTTCGAGAATGTCGAAGCCTATGGCACGACCGGCGGGCGCATCGCGGTGGGCCTTACATTGGCCGTTCGTCCCGCAGCCGGCGGCAAGGCGGATGAAGTTCATGGCCGGATATGGATGACAGCCATCCCCCGCAATGCCCCCAATTCACCACAAGTCCATTTCGACGCTCTGGCCGTGGCTGGGAGCACCGATGCCTTGAGCGGAGACCTGTTGCTGGCGCTCGGCAAGAACCCGGCGGTCAGCACCCTTATCGCGCAATCCCTCACCCAGAATTTTTCCGAAGACATAGCGGAACTTCTGATCAAGATCCGGCGTGCGATCAGTGAAAGACAGACTGGAGATTTTCTGATTACGACCGATCTGGGGGCGGTGGAAATCGGACAGATCAGAGCTTTCGGTCAAGGATTGCACCTGCCCGTTCGCGCCAATGGAACGGCGCGGATCGCATACAAACCGTCCTGA
- a CDS encoding bifunctional riboflavin kinase/FAD synthetase — translation MERLESGAPVPVHLRGSIMALGNFDGFHRGHQAVVSRAIEWAKTEGRPAIVATFDPHPMRFFRPDAPPFRLTTLDQRQALFARAGADAMQLFAFNAEFAGRTAEQFVQLLVDMGVAGVVTGKDFTFGKGRSGSTDRLAQLCAAVGMAAQAVAPVAVQDGQVISSSRIRDALKTGDCETATRLLTRPFAIQGNVQHGDKIGRTIGFPTANLDLGTYLRPAYGIYAVRGMLPDGRVLDGAANLGIRPSFDPPKELLEPHFFDFAESLYDQVIEVQMIRYLRPEAKFDGLDALMAQIAKDCDDARQILAGTPHLA, via the coding sequence ATGGAGCGGCTGGAAAGCGGCGCACCGGTTCCCGTGCATCTGCGCGGCTCGATCATGGCGCTGGGCAATTTCGATGGATTTCATCGCGGTCATCAGGCCGTGGTTTCCCGCGCGATCGAATGGGCCAAGACGGAAGGGCGCCCCGCCATAGTCGCCACGTTCGACCCGCATCCCATGCGCTTTTTCCGGCCTGACGCGCCGCCTTTCCGCCTGACCACGCTGGACCAGCGGCAGGCGCTGTTCGCCCGGGCCGGGGCGGATGCGATGCAGCTTTTCGCCTTCAATGCAGAGTTTGCCGGGCGCACCGCCGAGCAGTTCGTCCAGTTGCTGGTGGATATGGGCGTTGCGGGGGTCGTCACCGGCAAAGATTTCACCTTCGGCAAAGGGCGCAGCGGCTCGACCGATCGGCTGGCTCAGCTATGTGCGGCAGTGGGCATGGCGGCGCAAGCGGTCGCGCCCGTCGCGGTGCAGGATGGCCAGGTCATTTCCTCAAGCCGTATTCGCGATGCGTTGAAAACCGGTGATTGCGAAACTGCCACCCGCCTGCTCACACGGCCTTTCGCGATCCAGGGCAACGTGCAGCATGGCGACAAGATCGGCCGGACGATCGGTTTTCCGACCGCCAATCTCGACCTTGGTACATATCTGCGCCCGGCCTATGGCATCTACGCGGTGCGCGGGATGCTCCCCGATGGCCGCGTGCTGGACGGCGCGGCTAATCTTGGCATCCGCCCCAGCTTCGATCCGCCCAAGGAGCTGCTGGAGCCGCATTTCTTCGACTTTGCCGAAAGCCTCTACGATCAGGTCATCGAAGTGCAGATGATCCGCTATCTGCGGCCCGAGGCGAAATTTGACGGGCTGGACGCCCTGATGGCGCAGATCGCAAAGGATTGCGACGATGCGCGGCAAATCCTTGCGGGAACGCCCCACCTCGCTTAA
- the ileS gene encoding isoleucine--tRNA ligase — translation MTDQPDYKSTVFLPVTDFPMKAGLAQKEPAILARWEAMDLYGKLRERRKGRTRFILHDGPPYANGDIHMGHAMNKVLKDIIVRSQSLLGKDAPYVPGWDCHGLPIEWKIEEEYRKKKQNKDEVPAQEFRAQCRAYADKWVGVQKEQFKRLGVMGDWDDPYLTMKFDAEATIVGELLKFAESGQLYRGAKPVMWSPVEKTALAEAEVEYEDIVSTQIDVAFEIVEAPNAPELVGAHAVIWTTTPWTIPVNQALAYGETIAYSHFLASDDRRYVVAFDLVDAFLARTGLKLADFENTPADIAIEDLTHFELDNSYIGSKLAGAVARHPMHALGRFFAKPRPFLAGDFVTTDAGTGLVHMAPDHGEDDFALCKAHGINPVFAVEGDGKYREDWLWLGGQGSVINAKFVSKDGPICTDLREAGGLLAASDDFRHSYPHSWRSKAKIIFRCTPQWFIPMDKPQDGVPVDVDGSFLPTPVIVGNGPTLRDVALDAIAHTRWVPERSTNRIRSMVEGRPDWVISRQRAWGVPIALYVHRKSGEYLVDKAVNERIIQAFKQGGADAWFGADHQALLGPDYDLADYEVVNDILDVWFDSGSTHAFTVEARYGDDVRADLYLEGSDQHRGWFQSSLLESCGTRGRAPYDAVLTHGFALDGQGRKMSKSLGNVVDPLKVIAESGSDILRVWVASTDYFDDVRIGKEVLAGSSDAYRKLRNTFRYLLGALSDFSEEEKLPVSQMPELERYMLHLLAELDAELRGVVDKAADSENWLEFSRYTRALMDFANSDLSAFFFDIRKDCLYCDAKSDPRRRAYRTVLDTLFHALVRYAAPIIPFTAEEVWQSRFPNEEESVHFLEWPEVDRHWVNHGLGEKWAEIRDQRDQVNEAIEPLRREKIVRSSLEADVAMGELVPVGDVDFAEVAIVARVEMGVGDGIIVKPSQWHKCGRCWRLLPEVKEDGALCDRCDEVLKA, via the coding sequence ATGACCGATCAGCCTGATTATAAATCCACCGTTTTCCTCCCCGTCACCGACTTCCCGATGAAGGCGGGCCTCGCCCAGAAGGAACCGGCGATCCTTGCGCGCTGGGAGGCGATGGACCTTTACGGCAAGCTGCGGGAACGGCGGAAGGGCCGAACACGCTTCATCCTGCATGACGGCCCGCCCTACGCCAATGGCGACATCCATATGGGCCATGCGATGAACAAGGTGCTGAAGGACATCATCGTCCGCAGCCAGTCGCTGTTGGGCAAGGATGCGCCTTATGTGCCCGGCTGGGATTGCCACGGCCTGCCGATCGAATGGAAGATCGAGGAGGAGTATCGCAAGAAGAAACAGAACAAGGACGAGGTTCCGGCGCAGGAATTCCGTGCCCAATGCCGTGCCTATGCGGATAAGTGGGTCGGCGTTCAGAAGGAGCAGTTCAAGCGCCTGGGCGTGATGGGCGATTGGGACGATCCCTATCTCACCATGAAGTTCGACGCCGAAGCTACCATCGTCGGCGAGCTACTGAAATTCGCGGAAAGCGGCCAGCTTTATCGCGGGGCCAAGCCCGTCATGTGGTCCCCGGTCGAAAAGACCGCGCTGGCCGAAGCGGAAGTGGAATATGAGGACATCGTCTCGACCCAGATCGACGTGGCGTTCGAGATCGTGGAAGCCCCGAACGCGCCGGAACTGGTCGGCGCCCACGCGGTGATCTGGACGACGACGCCGTGGACGATTCCGGTCAATCAGGCTTTGGCTTATGGCGAGACGATCGCATATTCGCATTTTCTTGCAAGCGATGATCGGCGCTATGTTGTTGCGTTCGATCTCGTTGACGCCTTTCTAGCGCGCACGGGGCTAAAGTTAGCCGATTTCGAGAATACGCCAGCAGACATCGCCATCGAAGATTTGACGCACTTTGAGTTGGATAATTCTTATATCGGATCAAAGCTCGCCGGAGCCGTCGCCCGTCATCCGATGCACGCCCTTGGCAGATTCTTCGCCAAGCCGCGCCCGTTCCTTGCGGGCGATTTCGTGACCACCGACGCGGGCACGGGTCTTGTCCACATGGCGCCCGACCATGGCGAGGACGACTTCGCGCTCTGCAAGGCGCACGGCATCAACCCCGTCTTCGCAGTCGAAGGCGACGGCAAATATCGCGAGGACTGGCTCTGGCTCGGCGGGCAGGGGAGCGTCATCAACGCCAAATTCGTCAGCAAGGACGGCCCGATCTGCACCGACCTGCGTGAAGCAGGCGGCCTGCTCGCCGCGTCGGATGACTTCAGGCACAGCTATCCCCATAGCTGGCGGTCCAAGGCGAAGATCATCTTCCGCTGCACTCCGCAATGGTTCATCCCGATGGACAAGCCGCAGGACGGTGTGCCGGTCGATGTCGACGGCAGCTTCCTGCCCACGCCCGTCATTGTCGGCAACGGCCCGACGCTGCGCGACGTGGCGCTCGACGCCATCGCCCATACCCGCTGGGTGCCTGAGCGTTCGACCAACCGCATCCGCTCCATGGTGGAGGGCCGCCCGGACTGGGTGATCTCCCGCCAGCGCGCATGGGGCGTGCCTATCGCGCTCTATGTTCATCGCAAGAGCGGTGAATATCTCGTTGATAAAGCTGTCAATGAACGCATCATCCAAGCCTTCAAACAGGGCGGCGCGGACGCATGGTTCGGCGCGGATCATCAGGCATTGCTCGGCCCGGATTACGATCTTGCCGACTATGAGGTGGTGAACGATATCCTCGACGTCTGGTTCGATTCAGGCTCGACCCACGCCTTCACCGTCGAAGCGCGCTATGGCGATGACGTGCGCGCGGACCTGTATCTCGAAGGGTCCGACCAGCATCGCGGCTGGTTCCAGTCGTCCCTTCTCGAAAGCTGTGGCACGCGCGGTCGCGCGCCCTATGACGCCGTCCTCACCCACGGCTTCGCGCTGGACGGGCAGGGCCGCAAAATGTCGAAAAGCCTCGGCAATGTGGTCGATCCGCTCAAGGTCATCGCCGAAAGCGGTTCCGACATTCTGCGCGTATGGGTGGCCAGCACCGACTATTTCGATGATGTCCGCATCGGCAAGGAAGTGCTGGCAGGATCATCCGATGCCTATCGCAAACTCCGTAACACTTTCCGGTATTTGCTGGGCGCTCTTTCCGATTTCTCGGAAGAAGAGAAGCTGCCCGTTAGCCAGATGCCGGAACTGGAACGCTATATGCTCCATCTCCTCGCAGAGTTGGACGCGGAGTTGCGCGGCGTGGTCGACAAGGCAGCGGACAGCGAGAACTGGCTGGAATTCAGCCGCTACACCCGCGCGCTGATGGACTTTGCCAATAGCGACCTGTCGGCCTTCTTCTTCGACATCCGCAAGGACTGTCTCTATTGCGATGCGAAGTCGGACCCCAGGCGCCGCGCCTATCGCACCGTGCTTGATACGCTGTTCCATGCGCTCGTTCGCTATGCCGCGCCGATCATCCCCTTCACCGCCGAGGAAGTGTGGCAAAGCCGCTTCCCCAATGAAGAGGAAAGCGTCCATTTCCTGGAATGGCCGGAAGTCGACCGCCACTGGGTGAACCATGGGCTGGGCGAAAAATGGGCTGAAATCCGCGACCAGCGCGATCAGGTCAACGAAGCCATAGAGCCGCTGCGCCGCGAAAAGATCGTGCGATCCAGCCTGGAGGCCGATGTGGCGATGGGTGAACTGGTGCCCGTGGGCGATGTGGACTTTGCCGAAGTCGCCATCGTTGCCCGCGTCGAAATGGGCGTGGGCGATGGGATCATTGTAAAGCCGTCGCAATGGCATAAATGCGGCCGCTGCTGGCGGTTGCTGCCGGAGGTGAAGGAGGATGGCGCCTTGTGCGACCGCTGTGACGAGGTGCTGAAGGCATGA
- a CDS encoding DUF3035 domain-containing protein: MRKLILAAGLLATLSACGSSGLFDRERPDEFAVSRQAPLVIPPDFALVPPAPGAPSAATVDSSRAAMEAMFGGPAARSATESAALSAAGRGNAAPGIRSSAGDPATEVVEKGETTRDIIAAPEGDGQDARASVPQQ; this comes from the coding sequence ATGCGTAAACTGATCCTTGCTGCTGGCCTGCTGGCCACCTTGTCCGCTTGCGGTTCGTCGGGGCTGTTCGATCGCGAACGTCCGGATGAATTTGCTGTGTCGCGTCAGGCGCCGCTCGTGATTCCGCCTGATTTCGCGCTGGTTCCGCCCGCGCCCGGCGCACCTTCCGCCGCTACCGTGGATTCGAGCCGCGCCGCGATGGAAGCGATGTTCGGCGGTCCGGCCGCCCGCAGCGCGACTGAGAGCGCCGCTCTTTCTGCTGCGGGACGCGGTAATGCCGCTCCCGGCATCCGGTCGTCCGCGGGCGATCCCGCGACGGAGGTGGTGGAAAAGGGGGAAACCACGCGTGACATCATTGCCGCGCCGGAAGGCGATGGTCAGGATGCTCGCGCTTCGGTTCCTCAGCAATAA
- a CDS encoding Fur family transcriptional regulator yields MADHHHHKHHEPTGAKLADAAQATLEAQNEQWTPMRAAIFDALAAEEKPASAYDIADTVSKARGKRVAPNSVYRILDLFVSNNIAMRVESANAYIANAHPGCHHDCIFLVCRNCHQATHVDDDRVTGDVRAVAEHEGFRPERPVIEILGTCAKCAA; encoded by the coding sequence ATGGCCGACCATCACCATCATAAACATCATGAACCGACCGGCGCCAAGCTCGCCGATGCCGCGCAGGCCACGCTCGAAGCCCAAAACGAGCAATGGACGCCCATGCGCGCCGCCATTTTCGATGCCCTCGCGGCGGAGGAAAAGCCGGCATCGGCCTATGACATTGCGGACACCGTTTCCAAGGCCCGCGGCAAGCGGGTGGCGCCCAACAGCGTCTATCGGATTTTGGACCTGTTCGTCTCAAACAACATCGCGATGCGGGTAGAAAGCGCCAATGCCTATATCGCCAACGCCCATCCCGGCTGCCATCATGACTGCATATTCCTGGTATGCCGCAACTGCCATCAGGCCACACATGTCGACGATGACAGGGTGACGGGCGACGTGCGCGCCGTGGCGGAGCATGAAGGCTTTCGCCCGGAACGCCCGGTGATCGAGATATTGGGCACATGCGCGAAATGCGCGGCCTGA
- the dxs gene encoding 1-deoxy-D-xylulose-5-phosphate synthase — protein MSLMNDRPSMPLLDQIHWPSDLRGLKPEQLPQLADELRQEVISAVGVTGGHLGSGLGVVELTTAIHYVFNTPEDKLVWDVGHQCYPHKILTGRRDRIRTLRQGDGLSGFTKRAESEYDPFGAAHSSTSISAALGFAVANKLTDKPGKGIAVIGDGAMSAGMAYEAMNNAREAGNRLIVILNDNDMSIAPPVGGLSAYLARLVSSREFLGLRGLARRFARKLPRPLHNAARKTDEFARGMAMGGTLFEELGFYYVGPIDGHNLDQLIPVLENVRDAAEGPCLIHVVTQKGKGYAPAEAAADKYHGVQKFDVVTGAQAKAPPGPPSYTGVFAKALIAEAQRDERICAITAAMPSGTGLDKFAEAFPDRSFDVGIAEQHAVTFAAGLAAQGMRPFCAIYSTFLQRAYDQVVHDVAIQNLPVRFAIDRAGLVGADGSTHAGSFDVAYLATLPNMVVMAAADEAELVHMVHTCAMHDAGPIAVRYPRGNGVGVALPAVPERLEIGKGRIVREGRQVAILSLGTRLEEALKAAEILEAKGLSTTVADLRFAKPLDEALIRKLLTTHEVAVTIEEGAIGGFGAHVLTLASDSGLIDSGLKLRTMRLPDIFQDQDKPEKQYADAKLDAAGIVETVLTALRHNSAGVETARA, from the coding sequence ATGTCTTTGATGAACGATCGCCCTTCCATGCCGCTGCTGGACCAGATTCACTGGCCTTCGGATTTGCGCGGCCTCAAACCCGAACAGCTTCCGCAACTGGCCGACGAACTGCGTCAGGAAGTGATTTCGGCCGTCGGCGTGACCGGCGGTCATCTGGGATCGGGGCTGGGCGTCGTAGAATTGACCACGGCGATCCACTATGTGTTCAACACGCCTGAGGACAAGCTGGTCTGGGATGTCGGCCACCAATGCTATCCGCACAAGATCCTGACCGGGCGGCGCGACCGCATCCGCACGCTGCGGCAGGGCGATGGACTGTCCGGTTTCACCAAGCGGGCTGAAAGCGAATATGATCCATTCGGGGCCGCGCATAGTTCGACCTCGATCAGCGCGGCGCTGGGCTTTGCGGTCGCCAACAAGCTGACCGACAAGCCCGGCAAGGGCATAGCGGTGATTGGCGACGGGGCGATGTCAGCAGGCATGGCCTATGAGGCGATGAACAACGCCCGTGAGGCGGGCAATCGGCTGATCGTTATCCTCAACGACAATGACATGTCGATCGCGCCGCCTGTCGGCGGGCTTTCGGCCTATCTGGCGCGGCTCGTATCCAGCCGCGAATTTCTGGGGCTGCGCGGCCTTGCACGACGGTTTGCGCGAAAATTGCCGCGCCCGCTGCACAATGCCGCGCGCAAGACCGATGAATTCGCACGCGGCATGGCGATGGGCGGGACATTGTTCGAGGAACTGGGCTTCTATTATGTCGGTCCCATCGACGGGCATAATCTGGACCAGTTGATCCCGGTACTTGAAAATGTGCGCGATGCCGCCGAAGGACCTTGCCTGATCCATGTCGTCACGCAGAAGGGCAAAGGCTATGCGCCTGCCGAAGCGGCGGCGGACAAATATCATGGCGTCCAGAAATTCGACGTCGTTACGGGCGCGCAGGCCAAGGCGCCACCCGGACCGCCGAGCTACACCGGCGTTTTCGCCAAGGCCCTGATCGCCGAGGCGCAGCGCGACGAGCGGATTTGCGCGATCACCGCCGCCATGCCCTCGGGCACGGGTCTCGACAAATTCGCGGAGGCATTCCCCGACCGGTCTTTCGACGTGGGCATAGCAGAACAGCATGCGGTGACGTTCGCCGCTGGTCTGGCGGCGCAGGGCATGCGGCCTTTCTGCGCGATCTACTCGACCTTCCTTCAGCGCGCCTACGATCAGGTTGTGCATGACGTAGCGATCCAAAATCTCCCAGTGCGCTTCGCCATAGACCGGGCCGGGCTGGTCGGCGCGGACGGGTCCACCCATGCGGGCAGCTTCGACGTCGCCTATCTCGCCACCCTGCCCAACATGGTCGTGATGGCGGCCGCCGACGAAGCGGAACTGGTGCATATGGTCCACACCTGCGCCATGCATGACGCTGGACCGATCGCCGTGCGCTATCCGCGCGGAAATGGCGTGGGAGTTGCGCTTCCCGCAGTTCCGGAACGGCTGGAAATCGGCAAGGGCCGGATCGTCCGCGAAGGGCGTCAGGTCGCGATCCTGTCGCTCGGCACACGCCTTGAAGAAGCCTTGAAAGCGGCCGAAATACTGGAGGCCAAGGGCCTGTCCACGACGGTCGCCGATCTGCGCTTTGCCAAACCGCTCGACGAAGCATTGATTCGCAAATTGCTGACGACCCATGAAGTCGCCGTGACGATCGAGGAAGGCGCCATTGGTGGCTTTGGCGCCCATGTGCTGACATTGGCCAGCGACAGCGGCCTCATCGACAGCGGGCTGAAGCTCCGCACGATGCGCCTGCCCGATATTTTCCAGGATCAGGATAAGCCGGAAAAGCAATATGCCGATGCAAAACTGGATGCCGCAGGCATAGTGGAGACGGTGTTGACGGCGCTGCGTCATAACAGCGCCGGCGTGGAAACGGCGCGGGCCTGA
- a CDS encoding ArsR/SmtB family transcription factor, whose amino-acid sequence MSLAEHPDPARLFAALGDQTRLGLVAQLADGHKRSIAQMGEDLPISRQAVAKHLNVLREAGLVQRTRSGREVHFALRREAIEGARLWLDKVGAQWDSTLSRFKSFVEDSL is encoded by the coding sequence ATGTCACTGGCTGAGCATCCCGACCCCGCACGCCTGTTTGCGGCTCTGGGCGATCAGACGAGATTGGGCTTGGTCGCACAACTGGCTGACGGACATAAGCGATCAATCGCGCAAATGGGGGAAGACCTGCCGATCAGCAGACAGGCCGTAGCCAAGCATCTGAATGTGCTGCGTGAGGCCGGTCTGGTCCAACGGACCCGAAGCGGCCGCGAAGTGCATTTTGCCTTGCGAAGGGAAGCAATCGAAGGCGCCCGGCTCTGGCTCGATAAGGTTGGCGCGCAATGGGATTCGACCTTGTCGCGGTTCAAATCCTTTGTTGAAGACAGCCTCTAG
- a CDS encoding DUF423 domain-containing protein, with protein MIAVLAALSAAIAIGAGAFGAHGAANPQAAEWLRTGGIYQMVHAVAALVLASTVRGPACVLLIGAAIFAFTLYIMAFGGPRWLGAVTPIGGTLMIAGWLWTAWIFWRA; from the coding sequence ATGATCGCTGTTCTGGCTGCACTATCGGCGGCGATCGCCATCGGCGCGGGCGCCTTTGGAGCACATGGCGCCGCCAATCCCCAGGCGGCTGAGTGGCTCCGCACAGGCGGCATATATCAAATGGTCCATGCCGTCGCCGCGCTGGTCCTGGCGTCAACCGTGCGCGGCCCGGCCTGCGTTCTGCTGATCGGCGCGGCCATCTTCGCCTTCACGCTTTACATCATGGCTTTTGGCGGCCCCAGATGGCTGGGCGCGGTTACGCCCATCGGGGGCACGCTGATGATAGCGGGCTGGCTGTGGACCGCATGGATTTTCTGGCGCGCCTGA
- a CDS encoding SRPBCC family protein, which produces MTNAIVKTIEIAAPLEQVWDALVNHEKFGTWFRVALDQPFEIGKPSTGHMTYPGYEDYRWEARIVAIEPMTRFAFEWPATGGDKDLMDSSIPVPEWTLVEFILTPTTGGTCLTVTESGFDKVPEPRRTNVMRDNEGGWTEQVKNINDYVTG; this is translated from the coding sequence ATGACAAACGCCATCGTTAAAACGATCGAGATCGCGGCGCCGCTGGAGCAAGTCTGGGATGCGCTCGTCAATCATGAGAAATTCGGGACATGGTTTCGGGTCGCGCTCGACCAGCCCTTTGAGATCGGAAAGCCATCCACCGGGCATATGACCTATCCCGGCTATGAAGATTATCGCTGGGAAGCGCGGATAGTCGCCATCGAACCCATGACGCGATTTGCGTTTGAATGGCCCGCGACAGGCGGCGACAAGGATTTGATGGACAGCAGCATTCCGGTTCCCGAATGGACGCTGGTCGAGTTTATCCTGACACCCACGACCGGAGGCACATGCCTCACCGTCACCGAAAGCGGCTTCGACAAGGTGCCGGAACCTCGCCGCACCAATGTCATGCGCGACAATGAAGGCGGTTGGACCGAACAAGTCAAAAATATAAACGACTATGTCACTGGCTGA